In Ornithodoros turicata isolate Travis chromosome 1, ASM3712646v1, whole genome shotgun sequence, the DNA window ACTGGCACGCTGATCATGTGGGAGGTGTCTCCGATATATTATCGGACATCGCACCGGGTTGCGTGGTTCAAAAATTGCCGTTCCACCACGACGAGTCCTCTTTCTCTTACCTGCAAGACGGCGATGAAATCTGTACGGAAGGCGCTACGCTTCGTGCGATTGCTGCACCGGGTCACACCGTGGACCACATGATATTGTATCTGGACCAAGAAAATGCTATTTTCAGCGGCGATTGCATTCTCGGAGAAGGCACGGCGGTGTTTGAAGACTTGCATTCCTACATGGCTTCCCTGGATAAAATACTGCGTCTGAAACCGTCAATAATATATCCGGGACACGGCCCCGTCATTACTGAACCGGAGAAGAAAATCCGGGAATACGTGAGCCATAGATTGAAGAGGGAAGAGCAAATACTGCGTGCCTTGAAAGATGCTAGTCCCAACTGGATGACCCCCATGCAGCTGGTGAAGGCCATCTA includes these proteins:
- the LOC135377231 gene encoding endoribonuclease LACTB2-like: MATFIPKVTQLSARVIRVLGCNPGPMTLQGTNTYLIGTGSGRILLDTGNPNVKEYIETLQGVLTEHDLRLEQILVSHWHADHVGGVSDILSDIAPGCVVQKLPFHHDESSFSYLQDGDEICTEGATLRAIAAPGHTVDHMILYLDQENAIFSGDCILGEGTAVFEDLHSYMASLDKILRLKPSIIYPGHGPVITEPEKKIREYVSHRLKREEQILRALKDASPNWMTPMQLVKAIYVDTPQHLHAAAARNVQHHLTKLVKDNAVVMQEGQLYKLP